One Cyprinus carpio isolate SPL01 unplaced genomic scaffold, ASM1834038v1 S000006615, whole genome shotgun sequence genomic region harbors:
- the LOC122144182 gene encoding uncharacterized protein LOC122144182 — MPPRRHQPLPVADRDALDVLDKEKASSNVGEASSSTTTSSILPTPKVFGLNATPTRAHHAVQDEVSRVFAPYSRPAAKKRPASLWSIKPSSTTSYTHKFFCMSSRKDDEVPSLSYKETLTAAGMGERKIVFPDKLCSAMDFSAQLVHHYPKLRDGGGYELLHIVGSTRSKVLEVLPCPKNGYSPMYLLSAEAGLGKATIYIRPLQKDLCLEPVWGSSGDENDGPMVECMYCHNSFKHSNMQDHVDICTRDFGNTETPTVQAEADNHGKMDTTERQATLEGSGHRHTQNETDMYRQTQIESSQHYERQTDRWPQTDSDHHRLQRQSRQREEQPSTSSNNGSVNIFQSPEKSHNAEWKAEKKGSRKGS; from the exons ccgttgcctgtggcaGACAGAGACGCCTTGGACGTTTTGGACAAAGAAAAGGCTTCCAGTAACGTTGGAGAGGCTTCTTCCTCGACCACCACCTCGTCCATTTTACCAACACCGAAAGTGTTCGGTCTAAACGCAACCCCGACTCGCGCCCACCATGCTGTTCAAG ACGAGGTGTCCAGAGTCTTTGCGCCATATAGCCGACCTGCAGCCAAAAAGAGGCCAGCATCTCTGTGGTCAATCAAACCATCTAGTACcacctcatacacacacaagttCTTTTGTATGAGTAGCAGAAAGGATGACGAAGTGCCCTCACTGTCGTATAAAGAAACACTGACAGCTGCTGGAATGGGGGAGCGTAAAATAGTATTCCCAG ATAAACTTTGCAGTGCTATGGACTTCTCAGCACAGTTGGTCCACCACTATCCCAAACTCAGGGATGGGGGTGGTTATGAACTGCTTCATATCGTCGGTTCGACCAGAAGCAAGGTGCTTGAGGTTCTGCCCTGCCCAAAAAACGGATATTCCCCCATGTACCTTCTCAGTGCTGAAGCAGGACTTGGCAAAGCCACTATCTACATTAGACCTCTGCAAAAAGATCTGTGTCTAGAACCA GTATGGGGGAGTTCTGGTGATGAAAATGATGGACCAATGGTTGAGTGCATGTATTGCCACAACAGTTTCAAACATTCCAATATGCAGGATCACGTAGACATTTGTACAAG AGATTTTGGCAACACAGAAACTCCCACAGTACAAGCTGAGGCTGACAACCATGGAAAGATGGACACAACAGAAAGACAGGCAACACTAGAGGGCAGTGGtcatagacacacacaaaatgagaCTGACATGTACAGGCAGACGCAGATTGAAAGCAGCCAACACTATGAGAGACAGACTGATAGATGGCCACAAACCGACAGTGACCACCACAGACTCCAAAGGCAATCGAGACAGAGAGAAGAACAGCCATCAACCAGCAGTAACAATGGTTCAGTCAACATCTTTCAATCTCCTGAAAAAAGTCATAATGCCG AatggaaagcagaaaaaaaaggatCCAGAAAAGGCAGCTGA